The Desulfotomaculum sp. genome contains a region encoding:
- a CDS encoding uracil-DNA glycosylase gives MTKQKTGKGIIPSVSTYKLRNSEIYYGAIRVFPSYIMTGGNILIEKSKFEMAAEDIKKMLELIG, from the coding sequence ATCACAAAGCAGAAAACAGGAAAAGGCATTATACCGTCCGTATCAACATATAAGTTAAGAAACAGCGAGATTTATTATGGTGCAATACGAGTATTCCCATCTTATATCATGACCGGCGGCAACATCCTCATCGAAAAGTCAAAATTCGAAATGGCCGCAGAGGATATAAAAAAGATGTTGGAGCTTATTGGATAG
- a CDS encoding FMN-binding glutamate synthase family protein: MIEYPKNNDVLNTVNRGNAAESGLCTLCRADCRGKCETWMSSMKGRKLLYPRDFGTVTAGSSNVNHIGVCYNNLRIQGYNYGAFGLGEGLSNSADDCIFPNVSLETEFGKNVKTKSSVPLMTGALGSTFIAAKYWESFAIGAALVGFPIVVGENVVGVDKQSVIENGRIVKAPELERRIDVYLKYFGGYGAIIVQMNVEDTRNGVAEYLIEKYGDKVIIELKWGQGAKDIGGEIQVTNLDYAIFLKERGYIVDPDPTKPEVQEAFNNGAIKSFARHSRLGYTNLDNFYQVKEDFTKHVEYLRGLGYERITLKTGSYGMEALAMSIKFATDSKLDLLTIDGSGGGTGMSPWHMMDNWGVPSIHLHAKSYEYAQLLAAKGCDVVDMAFAGGFAREDHIFKALALGAPFTKLICMGRALMIPGFLGSNIEGVLYPERKERLNGNWNDLPKTITEEFGATSENIFAGYFDVKKKVGADEMKNIPLGAIAVWTLSDKLSAGLQQLMAGARKFNVAEVSRDDLFSANRETEKETGIRFMTEVNDELAKKILSL; encoded by the coding sequence ATGATTGAGTATCCAAAAAACAACGACGTTCTAAACACTGTTAACAGAGGAAATGCTGCGGAATCCGGGCTGTGTACGCTTTGCCGTGCAGACTGCAGGGGGAAGTGTGAAACGTGGATGTCCAGCATGAAGGGAAGAAAACTGCTTTACCCAAGAGATTTTGGTACCGTAACTGCAGGAAGCTCAAATGTAAATCACATTGGTGTATGCTATAACAATCTAAGAATCCAGGGCTACAATTACGGTGCTTTTGGCCTTGGGGAAGGCCTTTCAAATAGTGCAGATGACTGTATATTTCCAAATGTAAGCCTTGAAACAGAATTTGGAAAGAATGTTAAGACCAAATCCAGTGTTCCACTCATGACAGGCGCGTTAGGATCAACATTCATTGCCGCGAAATACTGGGAGTCTTTCGCTATAGGCGCTGCGCTGGTCGGCTTTCCCATTGTTGTAGGAGAAAATGTTGTTGGGGTTGATAAACAGTCAGTTATTGAAAATGGCAGAATTGTAAAAGCTCCCGAGCTTGAAAGAAGAATAGACGTCTATCTGAAATATTTTGGTGGTTATGGGGCTATAATTGTTCAAATGAATGTGGAAGATACCCGTAATGGTGTTGCTGAGTATTTAATTGAAAAATATGGTGACAAGGTAATAATTGAGCTTAAATGGGGGCAGGGAGCAAAAGATATCGGTGGCGAAATACAGGTCACCAACCTTGATTATGCCATTTTCCTGAAAGAAAGAGGATATATTGTTGACCCTGATCCTACAAAACCTGAAGTTCAGGAAGCCTTTAACAACGGAGCTATTAAATCCTTTGCCCGTCACTCAAGGTTGGGATATACGAACCTTGATAATTTCTATCAGGTTAAAGAAGACTTCACAAAGCATGTAGAATATTTAAGAGGACTTGGCTACGAGAGGATAACCCTTAAGACAGGTTCCTATGGTATGGAAGCCCTTGCCATGTCTATCAAATTTGCTACCGACTCAAAGCTTGACCTGCTGACCATTGACGGCTCAGGCGGAGGTACAGGCATGAGTCCGTGGCATATGATGGATAACTGGGGTGTTCCTTCAATACACCTTCATGCAAAGTCATATGAATATGCGCAATTGCTGGCAGCAAAAGGATGCGATGTAGTGGATATGGCGTTTGCCGGCGGTTTTGCAAGAGAAGATCATATTTTTAAGGCGCTAGCGCTTGGGGCGCCTTTTACAAAGCTTATTTGCATGGGAAGGGCTCTTATGATACCGGGCTTCCTGGGTTCAAACATTGAAGGTGTATTGTATCCTGAAAGAAAAGAACGTTTGAACGGTAACTGGAATGATTTGCCAAAGACTATTACCGAAGAATTCGGAGCAACATCTGAAAACATCTTTGCAGGATATTTTGATGTGAAGAAAAAAGTGGGCGCCGATGAAATGAAAAATATTCCACTTGGCGCAATCGCTGTTTGGACACTTTCGGACAAGCTATCGGCAGGCTTACAGCAATTGATGGCAGGTGCAAGAAAATTCAATGTTGCCGAAGTATCAAGAGATGATCTGTTCTCGGCAAACAGGGAGACTGAAAAAGAAACGGGTATCAGATTTATGACCGAAGTAAACGATGAATTAGCAAAGAAGATTTTGAGTTTATAA
- a CDS encoding abortive phage infection protein, protein MTYAEQILKIAYMNNGTVTSAQVTKAGINRQHLKLLADKGLLERSERGVYIVPTNFDDEMFNLQSRYKRGVFSHETALFLMDMTDRTPIKYSMTFPLSYNTSILEKENIKYYRVKEELYELGIITGKSPGGNEVRFYDAERTLCDILKGRSGTDIQIVTEAFKRYARLEDKDIPLLSKYSKLFRVEKKLRSYLEVLL, encoded by the coding sequence ATGACTTATGCTGAACAGATACTAAAAATTGCATATATGAACAACGGGACGGTGACTTCAGCACAAGTTACTAAGGCGGGAATCAACCGCCAGCACCTGAAGCTTCTTGCTGATAAAGGACTGCTTGAACGCTCGGAGCGTGGCGTATATATTGTTCCTACTAACTTTGATGATGAGATGTTTAATCTACAAAGCCGCTATAAAAGAGGGGTTTTCTCTCATGAGACAGCCTTGTTCCTGATGGATATGACCGACCGGACGCCAATCAAATATTCCATGACATTTCCGCTGAGCTACAATACATCTATTCTGGAAAAAGAAAATATAAAATATTACCGGGTTAAAGAGGAACTGTATGAGCTTGGGATCATTACCGGGAAATCACCAGGTGGTAATGAGGTCAGGTTTTATGATGCGGAAAGAACGCTGTGCGACATTCTGAAGGGCCGCAGCGGAACTGACATTCAGATTGTGACCGAAGCATTCAAAAGGTATGCCAGGCTTGAGGATAAAGATATTCCTCTGCTTTCAAAATATTCCAAACTGTTTAGGGTTGAGAAGAAGCTTCGCTCATATCTGGAGGTTTTACTGTGA
- a CDS encoding 23S rRNA (uracil(1939)-C(5))-methyltransferase RlmD translates to MPFKKAEKINLQINGLNHAGEGVGRYCGIAVFVPFTMPGDTVFAEVVDLKKNFARARLLRIIEPSPGRQMPECSLFSTCGGCQLQHIDYQEQLRLKTGLVKDSLSRIAGLKDVKVLDTSGMNYPWHYRNKAGFHADKSGGTYELGFYEKSSHTLSRSAIKANYEKQGCLLVDNDLNNAAAIISGLLNKHAPKTYGVKHKSHFFNNVVLRKSIHSGEIMAVLFTGTGQWPQEKAFAKELITLCPGIASVIRYTSGEQSGTVIGNQVRCLAGSDYLTDRLGHLVFRISPFSFFQVNPSQTLTLYNKVLEYASLNGSEVIIDAYSGVGAIALYLAKRAKKIYGLEENTLAVKDARINAALNKISNTEFLPGEAEKALPALAQKGVIPDIIILDPPRSGCSRKVLDEVLNMQAPKVIYVSCDPGALARDLGYLNGNGYLVKKVQPVDMFPWTRHVETTILLQRPNI, encoded by the coding sequence CGTTTTTGTTCCCTTCACAATGCCGGGGGATACCGTATTTGCAGAGGTGGTCGATTTAAAAAAGAATTTTGCACGGGCCAGGCTGCTCCGGATTATCGAGCCCTCCCCCGGCCGGCAGATGCCTGAGTGCTCTCTTTTTTCAACCTGCGGCGGCTGCCAGCTTCAGCATATTGATTATCAAGAACAGCTAAGGCTGAAAACCGGACTTGTAAAAGACAGCCTTTCCCGCATTGCCGGATTAAAGGATGTAAAAGTGCTTGATACGTCCGGCATGAATTACCCCTGGCACTATCGAAATAAAGCCGGCTTTCACGCAGATAAGTCCGGCGGGACATATGAGCTGGGTTTTTATGAAAAAAGCTCCCACACACTGTCCAGGTCAGCTATAAAAGCAAACTATGAAAAGCAGGGCTGTCTGCTGGTGGACAATGATTTAAATAATGCCGCGGCAATTATTTCAGGACTTCTCAATAAACACGCCCCTAAAACATACGGGGTGAAACACAAAAGCCATTTCTTTAACAACGTTGTCCTCCGCAAATCCATACACAGCGGCGAAATTATGGCCGTGCTGTTTACCGGGACGGGACAATGGCCGCAGGAAAAAGCATTTGCCAAAGAGCTCATAACTTTGTGCCCCGGGATTGCCTCCGTAATTCGCTATACCAGCGGAGAACAATCAGGTACGGTTATAGGGAATCAGGTAAGATGCCTGGCCGGAAGCGATTATTTAACCGATCGCCTCGGACATCTTGTTTTCCGCATTTCACCGTTCTCCTTCTTCCAGGTCAACCCGTCGCAGACCTTGACTTTGTACAATAAAGTATTGGAATACGCTTCACTTAACGGTTCAGAGGTTATTATAGACGCATACAGCGGCGTGGGCGCGATTGCATTGTATCTGGCGAAAAGAGCAAAAAAAATCTACGGCTTAGAAGAAAATACTCTTGCGGTAAAGGATGCCCGTATAAACGCAGCTTTAAATAAGATCAGCAATACCGAATTTCTGCCTGGAGAAGCAGAAAAGGCCCTTCCCGCCCTGGCCCAAAAGGGTGTCATCCCCGACATTATCATACTGGACCCACCGCGCAGCGGCTGCAGCCGCAAAGTTCTGGATGAGGTATTGAACATGCAGGCGCCTAAAGTTATTTATGTCTCCTGTGATCCCGGCGCCCTGGCCAGGGATCTGGGCTACCTAAACGGTAACGGATACCTTGTGAAAAAAGTGCAGCCGGTTGACATGTTCCCCTGGACAAGACATGTTGAGACCACAATCCTGTTGCAGAGGCCGAACATCTGA